A window from Bacillus sp. (in: firmicutes) encodes these proteins:
- the trpD gene encoding anthranilate phosphoribosyltransferase — protein sequence MIKNILQKLTERKDLTAEEAYSLIVAIKNDELSEVQIAGFQVALLMKGPTLTEIAAIARAMRDNCIQINPKVNDEMMDTCGTGGGLSTFNISTSVAFVAAAAGIPVAKHGSRSISSLSGSADVLEALNVEINLSTRAVEKLIEDVGISFLYAPLYHPVMGKVLPPEKDLGIKTIFYTIIGPLINPAKATKHVLGVYRPELLDTVSQVALSLGYKRALFVHGLDGLDEISLLGKTRINELNNGKITTYEIAPEDFGMSRCTLDEIVTGTPEENANMIRNVFSGKDKGPRRQAVVLNAAGALMIGEKVDSFAEGIKLANEIIDSGAAQRKLNDLITASNDYKVVN from the coding sequence ATGATTAAAAACATTTTGCAAAAATTAACGGAAAGAAAAGATCTTACTGCAGAGGAAGCGTATAGCTTAATTGTCGCGATAAAAAATGATGAACTGAGCGAGGTACAAATTGCTGGTTTTCAGGTAGCCCTATTAATGAAAGGGCCAACGTTAACAGAAATTGCAGCGATTGCGAGGGCCATGCGCGATAATTGTATTCAAATTAATCCAAAAGTAAATGACGAAATGATGGATACATGTGGAACGGGCGGTGGACTTAGCACGTTTAATATTTCTACATCGGTTGCGTTTGTGGCGGCAGCTGCAGGGATTCCAGTAGCAAAGCACGGCAGTCGCTCTATTTCTAGCCTTTCAGGAAGTGCTGACGTTTTAGAAGCGTTGAATGTTGAAATTAATTTAAGTACAAGGGCAGTTGAGAAACTAATTGAAGATGTCGGAATTTCTTTCCTTTATGCACCCCTATATCATCCGGTCATGGGGAAAGTATTGCCACCTGAAAAAGATCTCGGCATTAAGACCATTTTTTATACGATTATTGGACCGCTTATCAACCCAGCCAAAGCTACAAAGCATGTGTTAGGTGTTTATCGTCCTGAACTGTTAGATACAGTATCGCAGGTTGCACTTTCATTAGGCTACAAGCGTGCCTTATTTGTTCATGGTTTGGACGGTTTAGATGAAATTTCACTACTAGGTAAAACAAGAATTAATGAACTTAATAACGGCAAGATTACGACTTACGAAATTGCTCCTGAAGACTTTGGCATGTCGCGTTGTACACTAGATGAAATTGTCACTGGTACTCCTGAAGAAAATGCAAATATGATTAGAAATGTATTCTCTGGAAAAGATAAAGGTCCACGTCGCCAAGCGGTTGTTTTAAATGCTGCGGGCGCTTTAATGATTGGTGAAAAGGTGGATTCTTTTGCAGAGGGAATTAAACTTGCTAATGAAATTATTGATAGCGGAGCTGCACAACGGAAACTAAATGACCTTATTACTGCTTCAAATGATTATAAAGTGGTGAATTGA
- a CDS encoding indole-3-glycerol-phosphate synthase, whose translation MKMDKTGDLNDRRTICTTPLWEKYRTGITPVIPDIKCKSPGEGDLMLGRDPVELAVRLAEAGAPVISVVTESEHYGGSLDLLRQIAVAVPVPILRKDFIKTREQLQESADYGASGVLLISSIIEKDQLYRLIDDAYFLGLEPLVETHNEEEIKAIKDVPQLTFLGINNRNILEWEMDDGTVNTTEKLAQIMPPNTFVLSESSISSSMDVMRATSAGAHGVLVGTAILRAKDPVEMYQQLSVPRG comes from the coding sequence ATGAAAATGGATAAAACAGGGGATTTAAACGATCGAAGGACTATATGTACGACCCCCCTTTGGGAAAAATACCGAACAGGCATTACACCTGTCATCCCTGATATTAAGTGTAAATCGCCTGGTGAAGGTGACTTGATGCTTGGGAGAGACCCTGTTGAATTGGCAGTACGCTTGGCAGAAGCAGGAGCACCTGTTATTTCAGTTGTAACGGAATCAGAGCATTATGGAGGCTCGTTGGATTTGTTGCGACAGATTGCCGTGGCTGTCCCTGTTCCTATTTTACGAAAGGATTTCATTAAAACACGGGAACAATTGCAGGAGAGTGCAGACTATGGAGCAAGCGGAGTTTTGCTAATTTCCTCTATTATAGAAAAAGACCAGCTTTATCGACTTATTGATGATGCGTATTTTTTAGGCTTAGAGCCTTTAGTAGAAACTCATAACGAAGAAGAAATAAAAGCGATTAAAGATGTCCCGCAGCTTACATTTTTAGGGATAAATAATCGCAATATTCTTGAGTGGGAAATGGACGATGGAACTGTGAATACAACTGAAAAGTTGGCGCAAATTATGCCACCCAACACTTTCGTTTTAAGTGAAAGTTCTATTTCTTCTTCAATGGACGTGATGCGAGCTACGTCGGCAGGGGCACATGGGGTGCTAGTTGGAACAGCAATATTGCGAGCAAAGGACCCTGTGGAAATGTACCAGCAGTTAAGCGTTCCAAGGGGGTAA
- a CDS encoding phosphoribosylanthranilate isomerase, giving the protein MKTRVKICGLMNNKDVQLCIKAGVDMLGFVVDYPTPVPWDLSIDEARELIQHVPPFVSTCVVTGGTVEKVIDIALETRPNVVQLHYKETLSEVKEIASELRIYGIKTMKALRIDSKGNCNFEINDPAMAVYELSKTGLSAILVDSYTESMPGGTGVMVNLSAFRTIQKESTLPVILAGGLNPTNIQSLINEVHPFAVDVMTGVEEKPGKKDAERILEFMKSC; this is encoded by the coding sequence ATGAAGACACGCGTGAAAATTTGCGGCCTAATGAATAATAAGGATGTCCAGTTGTGTATAAAAGCAGGCGTGGATATGCTTGGCTTTGTAGTTGATTATCCGACACCTGTTCCATGGGATTTATCAATAGATGAAGCTAGAGAACTTATTCAACATGTGCCACCATTTGTTAGCACTTGTGTTGTTACAGGGGGAACAGTCGAAAAAGTCATTGATATTGCACTTGAAACAAGACCAAATGTCGTTCAACTTCACTATAAGGAAACATTGTCTGAGGTAAAAGAAATTGCTAGTGAGCTACGCATATATGGAATAAAAACAATGAAGGCTTTACGTATTGACAGCAAAGGAAACTGTAATTTTGAAATTAATGACCCAGCTATGGCTGTGTATGAACTTTCTAAAACAGGTCTTTCCGCTATATTAGTAGATTCTTATACTGAGTCTATGCCGGGTGGGACGGGTGTAATGGTAAATCTATCGGCCTTTCGTACGATACAAAAAGAAAGTACATTACCGGTTATTTTGGCAGGTGGTCTAAATCCAACAAACATTCAATCACTCATAAATGAAGTGCACCCATTTGCTGTTGATGTTATGACAGGTGTTGAAGAAAAGCCAGGTAAGAAAGATGCTGAGAGGATTTTAGAGTTTATGAAAAGCTGCTAA
- a CDS encoding DinB family protein, whose translation MSDLIKKQFELTRTSIFKTIEQTASEKFNVKPQGYNNTIHWQLGHILVAAEQFLFGGLNKLPEEYGALFSYGSSPSDWQGDVPTVANLVEQLKGQLQRIKEIPNERFQEKLPKRILGNHTFDELASFAAYHESNHTGQIHAMSRFLA comes from the coding sequence ATGAGTGATTTAATAAAAAAGCAATTCGAATTAACGAGAACAAGTATATTTAAGACAATTGAGCAAACAGCATCGGAAAAATTCAATGTCAAGCCGCAAGGATATAATAATACAATCCATTGGCAGCTCGGACATATTTTAGTAGCTGCAGAGCAGTTTTTATTTGGCGGCCTAAACAAACTTCCTGAAGAGTATGGCGCTCTATTTAGCTATGGCTCAAGTCCGTCTGATTGGCAAGGTGATGTTCCAACTGTGGCAAATTTAGTTGAACAATTAAAGGGCCAGCTCCAGCGGATAAAAGAAATTCCTAATGAACGTTTTCAAGAAAAGCTGCCAAAGCGAATTTTAGGAAATCATACATTTGACGAGTTAGCGAGTTTCGCTGCTTATCATGAAAGCAACCATACTGGGCAAATCCATGCAATGAGCAGATTTCTAGCTTAG
- a CDS encoding YaiI/YqxD family protein codes for MTTILVDADACPVIDLTIKVAKQFEMQVILICDTSHYMEREGAETITVSKGSDAVDFVLVNRVQEGDIVVTQDYGLAAMVLAKQGFPIDQNGRLYTAENIDQLLFSRHLAKKIRQAGGRTKGPKKRSKEADLYFEENLKQLCEKVKGV; via the coding sequence ATGACTACAATTTTAGTTGATGCAGATGCTTGTCCTGTAATAGACTTGACAATCAAAGTGGCAAAGCAATTTGAGATGCAAGTTATTCTTATATGTGATACATCACATTACATGGAGAGAGAAGGGGCAGAAACAATTACAGTTTCGAAAGGTTCGGACGCTGTTGATTTTGTTTTAGTTAATCGTGTCCAAGAAGGGGACATCGTTGTCACGCAAGATTATGGTTTAGCGGCGATGGTTTTAGCTAAGCAAGGTTTTCCTATTGATCAAAATGGGCGCTTATATACTGCGGAAAATATTGACCAGTTGTTATTTTCACGCCATCTTGCAAAAAAAATCCGCCAAGCTGGCGGTCGTACAAAAGGGCCAAAAAAGCGTTCAAAGGAAGCGGATCTTTACTTTGAAGAAAACCTAAAGCAATTATGTGAAAAAGTAAAAGGAGTCTGA
- a CDS encoding cytochrome c, producing MNFPVVEFPWLGNGMVIAIIATIHVLISHGVAVGATALTVSLEHKAYKTNNKKLDDVARMLTKWILIVTTTAGAMTGVGIWFTTTVIEPASIGSMLRIFFWAWFVEWIVFCTEVILIIIYYYTWDKWKDAKKQLHLRIGYALAVASWLTMAIIVGILAAKLTPGLWVETLSFWNAFFNPTYLPSLLFRTFVAIVLATSFITLIVKFKIKNQELQGDIFSVFSKIMLISLPALLIFGSWYLSRIPKQAYDQIVWSTGMSNNMFTTINIVGLAILIIYTIWAFMKPKKVSTILGIAVWIACIGYIGEFEMVRESVRKPFIIYDYMYANGVLAKNVEMYKTEGYLPQMSFLGVDEVTEENKYEAGEALYKGQCMACHTIDGWRTKRAFSQRVAGWPEDTLASYISTLHETRPFMPPFVGTDKELEALAHYIATSANNKEVQRVAKGE from the coding sequence ATGAATTTTCCAGTCGTTGAATTTCCGTGGCTTGGAAATGGGATGGTTATTGCAATAATTGCAACTATTCATGTTCTTATTAGTCATGGTGTGGCTGTCGGTGCAACTGCTTTAACTGTATCGCTTGAGCATAAAGCGTACAAAACCAATAATAAAAAGCTTGATGATGTTGCAAGAATGTTAACAAAATGGATTTTAATTGTAACGACAACGGCAGGAGCGATGACAGGTGTTGGTATTTGGTTTACAACAACTGTTATTGAACCAGCTTCGATTGGGTCAATGCTACGGATTTTTTTCTGGGCATGGTTTGTTGAGTGGATTGTCTTTTGTACGGAGGTTATTTTAATCATTATTTATTATTATACTTGGGATAAATGGAAGGATGCGAAAAAGCAGCTTCATTTACGAATCGGTTATGCTCTAGCGGTTGCTTCATGGCTTACAATGGCCATTATTGTCGGTATTTTAGCTGCCAAGCTAACGCCTGGTTTATGGGTTGAAACGTTGTCATTCTGGAATGCGTTTTTTAATCCAACGTATTTACCGTCATTACTCTTTAGAACATTTGTGGCAATTGTGTTAGCGACATCGTTTATTACGTTGATTGTTAAATTTAAGATTAAAAATCAAGAACTGCAAGGCGATATTTTTTCTGTATTTAGTAAAATAATGCTCATTTCTTTACCTGCGTTATTAATATTTGGGTCGTGGTATTTAAGTCGAATTCCAAAACAAGCCTATGATCAAATTGTTTGGTCAACAGGTATGTCAAATAATATGTTTACAACGATTAATATAGTAGGTCTTGCTATTTTAATCATTTATACGATTTGGGCTTTTATGAAGCCAAAGAAGGTTTCAACTATTTTGGGAATCGCAGTTTGGATAGCTTGTATTGGGTATATTGGCGAGTTTGAGATGGTTCGTGAATCCGTACGGAAGCCCTTTATCATTTATGACTATATGTATGCGAATGGTGTTTTAGCTAAAAATGTTGAAATGTATAAAACAGAAGGTTATTTACCACAAATGAGCTTTCTAGGTGTGGATGAAGTAACAGAAGAAAATAAATACGAAGCTGGCGAGGCGCTTTATAAAGGGCAATGTATGGCATGTCATACAATTGATGGTTGGAGAACGAAACGGGCGTTTAGTCAAAGGGTTGCCGGTTGGCCTGAGGATACGCTAGCCTCTTATATATCGACATTACATGAAACAAGACCATTTATGCCGCCGTTCGTTGGAACGGATAAGGAGCTAGAGGCGTTAGCTCATTATATTGCAACATCAGCAAATAACAAAGAAGTACAGCGAGTGGCGAAAGGAGAATAG
- a CDS encoding cytochrome c class I: MEHLLLLQVQSLIPNDFELPIPGNVSFFQFLIVFSFACHIIFVNITIAGAVFSVINEIKGIRLQNKVYDKLALQLATQTSIYKSIAVVLGVAPMLLISVIYSQFFYPSTILIGKAWLSLIIIIIVAFLLLYVYKFSWNRYQEKKGLHLVYGVSGTLLLLFVPLIFIVNVVSMLYPEMWAGSKGFFHGLFYYPQVWQRYAHFVLSSFAVMGIFMYMYNNRQFKKMQQNNGCNNSAHAEVAVAEENSNIEADVYKEGKRFGVKTAFWTTILQILVGSLVLISLEKDKMMLYMGENMLLTSFLIVSIIGTVALIFFLYMVMKTDAKRWLNLAATAFIVVIAIMGWMRYEVRESYVQPHQQLNPPTVQAETLTIQAFVEK, encoded by the coding sequence ATGGAACATTTATTATTGCTTCAAGTCCAATCGTTGATTCCGAATGATTTCGAACTTCCGATTCCTGGTAATGTTAGTTTTTTTCAATTTTTAATCGTATTTAGCTTTGCCTGTCATATCATTTTTGTAAATATTACTATTGCAGGTGCAGTGTTTTCGGTAATAAATGAAATAAAGGGAATACGGTTGCAAAATAAAGTGTATGATAAGCTAGCGCTTCAATTGGCAACACAAACATCGATTTACAAAAGTATTGCCGTTGTCTTAGGTGTCGCACCGATGCTGTTAATTAGTGTTATTTATTCTCAATTTTTCTATCCTTCCACGATTTTAATAGGGAAGGCATGGTTGAGTCTCATTATTATCATTATCGTTGCTTTTCTCTTATTGTACGTTTACAAATTTTCATGGAATCGTTATCAGGAAAAGAAGGGGCTTCATTTAGTTTATGGAGTATCTGGAACACTATTACTTTTATTCGTACCGTTAATTTTTATCGTGAATGTAGTGTCAATGCTTTATCCTGAAATGTGGGCAGGATCAAAAGGATTCTTCCACGGCTTATTTTATTACCCGCAAGTGTGGCAACGCTATGCACACTTTGTATTATCAAGCTTTGCTGTCATGGGTATTTTTATGTATATGTATAACAACAGACAGTTCAAGAAAATGCAACAAAATAATGGATGCAATAATAGTGCACACGCTGAAGTAGCGGTTGCCGAAGAAAACTCGAACATCGAAGCAGATGTATATAAAGAAGGAAAGCGGTTTGGTGTAAAAACGGCTTTTTGGACAACGATTCTGCAAATTTTGGTCGGTAGCCTTGTGTTAATCAGTCTAGAAAAAGACAAGATGATGCTTTATATGGGCGAGAATATGCTTTTAACGAGCTTTTTAATTGTTTCAATAATTGGAACGGTAGCATTGATATTTTTCTTGTATATGGTGATGAAGACAGATGCAAAGCGTTGGCTTAATTTAGCGGCAACAGCTTTTATCGTTGTGATTGCCATTATGGGTTGGATGAGATATGAAGTAAGAGAATCTTATGTACAACCACATCAACAATTAAATCCACCAACGGTTCAAGCGGAAACTTTAACTATTCAAGCCTTTGTAGAAAAATAA
- a CDS encoding YbdD/YjiX family protein produces MNDWLKQVKCNVKTIFGLPNYEKYVEYHNRKHHNEPLMSEKEYYVFALKERYESGKVNRCC; encoded by the coding sequence ATGAATGATTGGCTAAAACAAGTAAAATGCAATGTCAAAACCATTTTCGGGCTACCAAATTATGAAAAATACGTTGAATATCATAACCGTAAGCACCATAACGAACCATTAATGTCAGAAAAAGAATACTATGTCTTCGCTTTGAAAGAGCGCTATGAAAGCGGGAAGGTTAATCGTTGTTGTTAA
- a CDS encoding carbon starvation protein A: MGKKLLSIIIWAVIAILGAGAFALLALANGETISAAWLLIAAVCTYAVAYRFYSRFIAYKLFKLDDNRATPAEVNDDGKDFVPTNRWVLFGHHFAAIAGAGPLVGPVLAAQMGYLPGTLWIIIGVVLAGAVQDLVILIASMRRNGKSLGQIAKEEVGPFGGIIASIGILGIMIILIAVLALVVVKALANSPWGLFTIAATIPIAIIMGIYMRYIRPGRVLEGSLLGFVLLMIALWCGQYVAADPTLAKWFTYSGAEIAIMIGIYGFIASILPVWLLLAPRDYLSSFLKIGVIFLLAIGILVVLPDLQMPKISRFIDGTGPVFSGPLFPFLFITIACGAVSGFHSLVASGTTPKMIERETHARSIGYGAMLMESGVAIMALIAAASLNPGLYFAMNSSAAVIGTEAQVAAATISSWGFEVTATEITNAAKDIGETTIMSRTGGAPTLAVGMAEIFTSFLSGAKAFWYHFAILFEAVFILTTIDAGTRIGRFMLQDLLGNFYKPFGRTNHFGANVLASALITLAWCYITYQGAIDPFGGINSLWALFGISNQMLAAMALAVGTTIIIKMGKARYAWVTIIPFLFLTITTLTAAVMKLFSKVPSIGFLAHAKVYQAGLDKGEVLAPATSMDVMKQIVFNDRLDAVLTFIFAAIVILIAIESFRIWYNIIINKKKMRLHETPFIQSKYIPIKK; this comes from the coding sequence ATGGGCAAAAAATTATTGTCTATCATTATTTGGGCTGTTATTGCCATTTTAGGTGCTGGAGCCTTTGCTTTATTGGCGCTTGCAAACGGCGAAACAATTTCCGCTGCTTGGCTTTTGATTGCTGCTGTTTGTACGTATGCTGTTGCTTATCGTTTTTATAGTAGATTCATTGCTTATAAACTTTTTAAATTGGATGATAACCGTGCGACACCAGCGGAAGTTAATGATGATGGAAAAGATTTTGTTCCAACGAATCGCTGGGTATTATTCGGACATCACTTTGCAGCCATTGCAGGGGCAGGTCCTTTAGTCGGTCCAGTTTTAGCCGCGCAAATGGGGTATTTGCCAGGAACGCTTTGGATTATCATCGGTGTTGTGTTAGCGGGGGCTGTTCAGGATTTGGTAATTCTAATTGCTTCGATGCGGAGAAATGGAAAATCACTTGGTCAAATTGCGAAAGAAGAGGTCGGCCCATTTGGAGGGATTATTGCCTCAATTGGAATATTGGGAATTATGATTATCCTCATTGCTGTACTTGCGCTTGTTGTTGTGAAAGCGCTCGCAAATTCGCCTTGGGGATTATTTACAATAGCCGCAACAATTCCAATTGCCATCATAATGGGAATTTATATGCGTTATATTCGCCCTGGGCGTGTACTTGAAGGCTCTTTACTTGGGTTTGTATTATTAATGATTGCCCTTTGGTGTGGGCAATACGTTGCAGCAGACCCTACTTTAGCAAAGTGGTTTACGTATTCAGGTGCGGAAATAGCCATCATGATTGGGATTTACGGGTTTATCGCATCCATTTTACCTGTTTGGCTCTTGTTAGCTCCGCGCGATTATTTAAGTTCCTTTTTAAAAATCGGCGTTATTTTCTTATTAGCTATCGGAATTTTAGTTGTGCTGCCTGACTTACAAATGCCGAAAATATCTAGATTCATAGACGGCACTGGTCCTGTTTTTTCCGGCCCCCTCTTCCCGTTTCTATTCATTACAATTGCTTGTGGGGCTGTCTCAGGCTTCCATTCCCTTGTTGCCTCAGGGACAACGCCAAAAATGATTGAAAGGGAAACACATGCTCGTTCGATTGGTTATGGAGCGATGCTGATGGAGTCAGGCGTTGCTATCATGGCCCTAATTGCTGCAGCATCTCTAAACCCAGGTCTTTATTTTGCCATGAACTCATCGGCAGCAGTGATTGGCACAGAAGCACAAGTAGCAGCCGCAACAATTTCGTCATGGGGGTTCGAAGTAACCGCAACGGAAATTACAAATGCTGCAAAGGATATTGGCGAAACAACGATTATGTCACGAACAGGCGGGGCTCCTACCTTAGCCGTTGGTATGGCAGAAATATTTACAAGTTTTCTAAGTGGAGCGAAAGCTTTTTGGTATCATTTTGCGATTCTCTTTGAGGCCGTGTTTATTTTAACTACAATTGATGCGGGCACTAGAATTGGACGCTTTATGCTGCAAGATTTATTAGGAAATTTTTATAAACCGTTTGGACGGACAAATCATTTTGGGGCAAATGTCCTCGCTTCTGCATTAATCACGTTAGCATGGTGCTATATCACTTATCAAGGTGCGATTGATCCGTTTGGCGGCATCAACTCGTTATGGGCTCTATTTGGAATTTCTAATCAAATGTTAGCGGCAATGGCTTTGGCCGTTGGTACAACGATTATTATTAAAATGGGAAAAGCACGGTATGCATGGGTGACAATCATTCCATTTTTATTTTTAACGATTACGACTCTGACAGCTGCTGTTATGAAGCTATTTTCCAAAGTTCCGTCGATTGGATTTTTAGCGCATGCGAAAGTATACCAAGCAGGCCTTGATAAAGGAGAAGTATTAGCACCTGCAACAAGCATGGATGTCATGAAGCAAATTGTCTTTAATGACCGCTTGGATGCAGTGTTAACATTTATCTTTGCCGCCATCGTAATCTTAATCGCAATTGAATCGTTCAGAATTTGGTATAACATTATTATTAACAAGAAAAAAATGAGATTGCATGAAACACCATTTATCCAATCGAAATATATTCCGATTAAAAAATAG
- a CDS encoding DUF47 domain-containing protein, with translation MVFKKNDKFMDLLMKISTNIKESANYFADYKLKNTSDLKIFFDTMKKYENKGDDFVHEVIVELNKAFITPIEREDILALAITLDDVLDGFEHCAALFEMYTIINADEYMLKFVDNLRNAAIEIEKAVALLSSKKLLDIRQHAIKIKDYESKCDGILRQSIKNLFTVEKDPIRIIQYKEIYESLENIADDCQGVANTLETIIMKNA, from the coding sequence ATGGTTTTTAAAAAGAATGATAAATTTATGGATTTATTAATGAAAATCTCTACAAATATAAAAGAAAGTGCTAATTATTTCGCTGACTATAAGCTAAAAAATACAAGTGATTTGAAAATTTTCTTTGATACGATGAAAAAATATGAAAATAAAGGTGATGATTTTGTTCACGAAGTAATCGTTGAACTTAATAAAGCGTTTATTACCCCGATCGAGCGTGAAGATATTCTTGCTTTAGCAATAACTTTAGATGATGTGTTAGATGGATTTGAGCACTGTGCTGCATTATTTGAGATGTACACAATTATAAATGCAGATGAGTACATGTTGAAATTCGTTGATAATTTACGGAATGCGGCAATTGAAATTGAAAAGGCTGTGGCTTTGCTTTCGAGCAAAAAGTTACTTGATATAAGACAGCATGCAATCAAGATTAAAGATTATGAATCAAAATGTGATGGAATTTTACGTCAATCCATTAAAAATCTTTTTACAGTAGAGAAGGATCCAATTCGCATTATTCAATATAAAGAAATCTATGAATCGCTTGAAAATATCGCTGATGACTGTCAAGGAGTTGCCAATACGTTAGAGACGATCATTATGAAAAATGCGTAA
- a CDS encoding inorganic phosphate transporter: MDGVLILTILIVIGALTFDFINGFHDTANAIATAVSTKALKPRHAIILAATMNFVGALTFTGVAKTITKDIVDPFTLQNGTVVILSALIAAISWNLITWYYGIPSSSSHAIIGSIAGAAIAASGFGALNYEGFLKIVQALIFSPIIAFAVGFIIFTIFKIIFKNNSLTKTNRNFRFIQILTAALQSYTHGTNDAQKAMGIITMALIANNYVSTNDIPFWVQFSCALAMGLGTSVGGWRIIKTVGGKIMKIRPVNGVAADLTGAAVIFGATFLHMPVSTTHVISSSILGVGSAHRIRGVKWGTAQRMILTWVITLPISALIAGISYLILNIFF; this comes from the coding sequence ATGGATGGAGTTTTGATATTAACAATATTAATTGTGATTGGTGCCTTAACATTTGACTTTATTAATGGATTTCATGATACGGCTAATGCGATTGCAACAGCTGTATCAACAAAAGCATTAAAACCAAGGCACGCGATTATTTTAGCAGCGACAATGAATTTTGTTGGTGCACTGACATTTACAGGAGTTGCGAAAACAATTACGAAGGATATTGTGGACCCATTTACATTACAAAATGGGACCGTCGTTATTCTTTCTGCTCTTATAGCAGCAATCTCTTGGAACTTAATTACATGGTATTATGGAATTCCATCAAGTTCTTCCCATGCGATTATAGGATCGATTGCGGGTGCTGCGATTGCAGCGTCGGGATTTGGTGCCTTGAATTATGAGGGATTTCTTAAAATTGTACAGGCATTAATATTTTCACCAATTATTGCCTTTGCCGTTGGATTTATTATTTTTACTATTTTTAAAATTATATTCAAAAACAATAGTTTAACAAAAACAAATCGTAACTTTCGCTTTATTCAAATTTTAACGGCTGCTTTGCAATCTTATACACATGGTACGAACGATGCCCAAAAGGCGATGGGGATCATTACAATGGCCCTAATTGCCAATAATTATGTATCTACAAACGATATTCCTTTTTGGGTGCAATTTTCTTGTGCGCTAGCAATGGGTCTTGGTACGTCTGTAGGCGGCTGGAGGATTATTAAAACAGTCGGCGGTAAAATTATGAAAATTCGCCCTGTTAACGGTGTCGCAGCAGACCTAACAGGTGCAGCTGTTATTTTTGGAGCAACATTTCTTCATATGCCAGTCAGTACAACCCATGTTATTTCATCATCTATTTTAGGTGTTGGTTCTGCTCATCGTATAAGAGGAGTAAAATGGGGAACTGCCCAGCGGATGATACTAACTTGGGTTATTACTTTGCCGATATCTGCTTTAATTGCGGGAATAAGCTATTTAATTTTAAACATATTTTTTTAA
- a CDS encoding DUF779 domain-containing protein: protein MVELVVATDEALKLIESIRKKRGQIMFYQSGGCCDGSVPMCYRKDDFYLGDSDIYLGSIGNTPFYMHKSQYSYWKHTQLIIDAIDGRGATFSLDSVEDKHFITRSRVFTDEEYEEIKKHPLK from the coding sequence ATGGTTGAACTTGTTGTGGCAACGGACGAAGCGCTTAAATTAATAGAATCAATTAGAAAGAAGCGTGGACAGATCATGTTTTATCAATCTGGTGGATGCTGTGATGGCTCTGTACCGATGTGCTATAGGAAGGATGACTTTTATTTAGGGGATTCAGACATCTACCTTGGCTCAATTGGCAACACCCCATTTTATATGCATAAAAGCCAATATAGTTATTGGAAACATACCCAGTTGATTATTGATGCTATAGATGGACGAGGCGCAACATTCTCGCTTGATAGTGTAGAAGACAAACACTTCATTACACGTTCTCGCGTTTTTACAGATGAAGAATATGAGGAAATAAAGAAACACCCTTTAAAGTGA